A region of Candidatus Rhabdochlamydia sp. T3358 DNA encodes the following proteins:
- a CDS encoding nucleoside monophosphate kinase — MHIYYAEIKERPIILLDPKEHSEYEWISLYAFKLMPLLKSQDEVFDILYGDRIWQKINLVTSGQQVQDLATLALCKGNRTLIFNNERRFSLNLIGTSGSGKGTQGEMLSKLFGIPTISIGDLFRDEFRTKSKLGWIIQNYDEHYYPDYLPDEVPIGMIAKRLAEEDCNQGFILDGFPRTEKQADIMRNVLLKTNDFHVPLFMNVSETDIWERLPGRSICSNCGHQVRQFDETLWPGYCPIDANKGKMIKLEQRSEDMDRKIERRLKMFRENKDEIISTMNLRDPVQTFNLNNTISPREVLHQLCDHIQICLDQLDQQKNFKITPSE; from the coding sequence ATGCACATATATTATGCTGAAATAAAAGAAAGACCAATAATCCTACTCGATCCTAAAGAACATTCAGAATATGAATGGATTTCTCTTTACGCATTTAAACTAATGCCTCTTTTAAAAAGTCAAGATGAGGTTTTTGATATTTTATATGGCGATCGTATTTGGCAAAAAATTAATCTAGTAACATCTGGACAGCAAGTGCAAGACTTAGCAACTCTTGCCTTATGCAAAGGAAATAGAACTTTAATTTTTAATAATGAGCGACGCTTTTCCCTTAATTTGATTGGAACATCTGGATCTGGAAAAGGTACACAAGGAGAAATGTTATCGAAGTTATTTGGTATTCCAACCATCTCTATAGGAGATTTATTTAGAGATGAATTCAGAACAAAATCAAAGCTAGGCTGGATCATTCAAAATTACGATGAGCATTACTACCCTGATTATTTACCTGATGAAGTACCAATTGGAATGATAGCTAAACGATTAGCAGAAGAAGACTGTAACCAAGGATTCATCCTAGATGGATTTCCAAGAACCGAGAAGCAAGCAGATATAATGCGCAATGTTCTTCTAAAAACAAATGACTTTCATGTGCCCCTCTTTATGAATGTCTCAGAAACAGATATTTGGGAACGACTTCCAGGAAGATCTATTTGTTCTAACTGTGGTCATCAAGTACGACAATTTGATGAAACTCTCTGGCCTGGGTATTGCCCCATTGATGCAAATAAAGGTAAGATGATAAAACTAGAACAACGTTCTGAAGATATGGATCGAAAAATTGAACGTCGTTTAAAAATGTTTAGAGAAAATAAAGATGAAATTATTTCTACAATGAACCTTCGAGATCCTGTGCAGACTTTTAACTTAAATAATACAATTTCTCCCAGAGAAGTTTTGCATCAACTTTGCGATCATATTCAGATTTGCTTAGATCAATTAGATCAACAAAAAAATTTCAAAATTACGCCCTCTGAATAA
- a CDS encoding histidine phosphatase family protein — MKIPIRKTPFYFLRHAQTDHSIYQLYDDPDEVQLNEKGIKQALEIQSILAHLPITTVCSSPLLRVQQTKEIALKNKIFKDIILEDLRECPSMLWDLFYASELRSLTIKEWELVQEFIYRVERGLKQAFQQEDPLLLIAHGGTYWALYHLLQLEGNQKINNCILVELFLDQQNTWKTKFIS, encoded by the coding sequence ATGAAAATTCCTATTCGTAAAACCCCTTTCTACTTTCTGCGACATGCTCAAACAGATCACAGCATTTATCAGCTTTATGATGATCCAGATGAAGTTCAGCTTAATGAAAAAGGCATTAAACAAGCATTAGAAATTCAGTCTATTCTTGCTCATTTACCTATTACTACTGTTTGCTCTAGTCCTTTACTTAGAGTTCAGCAGACCAAAGAAATTGCTTTAAAAAATAAAATATTCAAAGATATAATCTTAGAAGACCTTCGAGAATGCCCAAGTATGCTTTGGGATCTCTTTTATGCATCAGAACTGCGTTCTTTAACGATTAAAGAATGGGAATTGGTCCAAGAATTCATTTACCGAGTAGAACGAGGTCTTAAACAAGCATTTCAACAAGAAGATCCCCTTCTTCTGATTGCTCATGGAGGTACCTATTGGGCTCTTTATCATCTTTTACAATTGGAAGGTAATCAGAAGATTAATAATTGCATTTTAGTAGAACTTTTTTTGGATCAACAAAACACTTGGAAAACTAAATTTATCTCTTAA